The Heptranchias perlo isolate sHepPer1 chromosome 17, sHepPer1.hap1, whole genome shotgun sequence genome has a segment encoding these proteins:
- the glyctk gene encoding glycerate kinase, whose amino-acid sequence MVTAFGRYLWLHTNHQLIYKNWQPRRLRRSAPVIIREMSLPRHGREIFQTAINAVLPQNMIKKNVSIEGERLMIQNQCFPVHKNVYLVGFGKAVLGMAAAVEEILGDHLLQGVISVPVGIQEILQLAGKEDMLLRPQTKIQAMEGARHNLPDENALKAANSIRHLAEGLTANDLLFVLISGGGSALLPAPIPPVTLEEKQSLTKQLASKGATIQELNTVRKTLSLLKGGGLARTAYPAQVVSLIMSDVIGDHLEFVASGPTVPSSQSKEDCHKVLSKYNLLLSIPESVKEVLSQPSKRMNQEETQDFAHVCNFIVGSNAIALEEAKHKSESLGYNTSVLSTVVSGDVRTVARLYSLLIRYVCSVLAAASSKCVHASNLKDEILQMVANMGLPDFQLDGCLTVLEDTLSSRKPICLLAGGETTVRLQGKGKGGRNQEMALHVALELHNAKSKFPQDTLSKHEVVFLSGGTDGQDGPTEAAGAFAYTELVDKAFSEGLKVEDFLNNNDSFTFFSKFNNGADLIVTGLTSTNVMDVQAIIIQPKEI is encoded by the exons ATGGTCACTGCATTTGGAAGATACTTGTGGCTGCATACCAACCATCAACTCATTTACAAGAACTGGCAGCCAAGGAGGCTTCGTCGGAGTGCCCCTGTAATCATCAGAGAAATGTCCCTTCCGCGGCATGGTCGGGAGATCTTTCAGACAGCAATTAATGCTGTTTTGCCTCAAAACATGATAAAGAAAAATGTTAGCATAGAAGGAGAgaggctgatgatacaaaaccagTGCTTCCCAGTCCATAAGAATGTCTACCTTGTTGGATTTGGAAAGGCTGTATTGGGAATGGCGGCTGCTGTGGAAGAGATCCTGGGAGACCACCTGCTCCAAGGAGTGATCAGTGTTCCTGTTGGAATTCAGGAGATTCTTCAGTTGGCTGGAAAAGA GGACATGCTTTTAAGACCTCAGACAAAAATACAAGCAATGGAAGGAGCCAGACATAACCTCCCCGATGAGAATGCTTTAAAGGCAGCGAACAGTATCCGTCACCTAGCGGAAGGACTTACGGCAAATGACCTGCTCTTTGTGCTTATCTCAG GAGGGGGGTCAGCTTTGCTGCCAGCTCCAATCCCTCCAGTCACTTTAGAGGAGAAACAGAGCCTGACTAAACAACTTGCTTCTAAAGGGGCAACGATTCAGGAACTCAACACAGTCCGCAAGACGCTCTCTCTCTTAAAGGGTGGAGGTTTGGCTAGAACTGCCTATCCTGCACAG GTGGTAAGTCTCATCATGTCTGATGTTATTGGAGACCATTTGGAGTTCGTAGCCAGTGGCCCGACTGTGCCTAGCTCACAAAGTAAAGAAGACTGTCACAAGGTTCTGTCAAAATATAATCTGTTATTATCCATCCCAGAATCTGTAAAAGAAGTTCTGTCTCAGCCCAGCAAGAGAATGAACCAAGAGGAAACCCAAGATTTTGCTCATGTTTGCAATTTTATTGTGGGGTCAAATGCAATTGCCTTAGAGGAAGCAAAACACAAATCAGAAAGCTTGGGTTATAACACTTCTGTCCTGTCTACTGTAGTGAGTGGAGATGTCAGGACTGTGGCCAGATTGTACAGTCTTTTGATTAGGTATGTGTGCTCTGTGCTGGCAGCTGCCAGTTCAAAATGTGTACATGCAAGCAACCTGAAAGATGAGATCCtgcagatggttgcaaacatGGGGCTTCCTGACTTCCAACTGGACGGCTGTTTGACAGTGTTGGAGGACACGCTGAGCTCCAGGAAACCAATATGCCTTCTGGCAGGAGGTGAAACCACAGTTCGGCTCCAGGGCAAAGGTAAAGGAGGTCGCAATCAGGAGATGGCCTTGCATGTAGCCTTGGAACTGCACAATGCAAAATCGAAATTTCCACAGGATACCCTTTCAAAGCATGAAGTTGTTTTTCTTAGTGGCGGGACAGATGGACAAGATGGGCCCACCGAAGCAGCTGGTGCTTTCGCTTATACTGAACTGGTTGATAAGGCCTTCAGTGAAGGGCTCAAGGTAGAGGACTTTCTAAATAACAATGACTCCTTTACCTTCTTTAGCAAGTTCAATAATggagctgatctgattgtgacaggCCTGACAAGTACTAATGTCATGGATGTGCAAGCAATTATTATTCAACCCAAGGAAATTTAA
- the tcta gene encoding T-cell leukemia translocation-altered gene protein homolog — protein MEGPWDFGLFSILLEGVFSFCSDFAQDWSSNDMRVTIFKILLGWLVCSLVAIHVAWKFYGATVNDMYYRQGVGGQNYDTPDGSSNFTSWENASGESFKSHRE, from the exons ATGGAGGGGCCGTGGGATTTCGGACTCTTCTCAATCCTTCTGGAAGGTGTCTTCTCTTTCTGCAGCGACTTCGCCCAGGACTGGAGCAGCAATGACATGAGGGTGACGATCTTCAAAATCCTATTAGGGTGGCTGGTGTGCAGCTTGGTCGCTATTCATGTGGCCTGGAAGTTTTATGGGGCCACAGTCAATGACATGTATTACAGGCAAG GAGTTGGAGGTCAGAATTATGACACACCAGATGGCTCTTCAAACTTTACAAGTTG GGAAAATGCAAGTGGTGAGTCATTTAAAAGTCACAGAGAGTGA